A genomic region of Rhodococcus pyridinivorans contains the following coding sequences:
- a CDS encoding allantoate amidohydrolase gives MTAFDTLWASILDVGKHPTTGGYRRFAWSDADLTLREWFRGCAAERGMDVEEDRNGNLWAWWLPVGWEGDPTDAFVTGSHLDSVPDGGAFDGPLGVVSAFAAVDLVRERGIVPTVPIAITAFSDEEGARFGVACVGSQLTTGALAPQRALGLRDRDGITLAEAMTRAGRVPEHIGTDPTLVDRVGVYVELHVEQGRALDLVDAPVAVASSIWPHGRWQFTFTGEANHAGATRLVDRRDPMLAYASSVHSARSCAAAAGAVATFGKLEVLPNGANAIPSEIKAWLDARAADEETLTTLVAEIEAEARKHCLPDEIGLDVFAESITPIVEFPAGPRERLRRALSHLGDIPVLPTQAGHDAGILSEKVPTAMLFVRNPTGVSHSPHEFAEADDCNIGAQALADIMADWTTGS, from the coding sequence ATGACCGCCTTCGACACGCTCTGGGCATCGATCCTGGATGTCGGTAAGCATCCGACGACCGGGGGCTATCGCCGATTCGCTTGGAGCGACGCCGATCTCACTCTCCGCGAGTGGTTCCGCGGCTGCGCCGCCGAGCGCGGCATGGACGTCGAAGAGGACCGGAACGGGAACCTGTGGGCGTGGTGGCTCCCCGTCGGCTGGGAAGGCGATCCCACCGACGCCTTCGTCACCGGTTCGCACCTGGACTCGGTGCCCGACGGCGGCGCGTTCGACGGACCACTCGGCGTGGTCTCGGCGTTCGCCGCGGTCGATCTGGTCCGGGAGCGCGGCATCGTCCCGACCGTGCCGATCGCGATCACCGCGTTCTCCGACGAGGAGGGTGCCCGCTTCGGTGTGGCTTGCGTGGGCAGTCAGCTCACCACCGGGGCGCTCGCTCCGCAGCGTGCGCTCGGCCTGCGTGATCGTGACGGAATAACGTTGGCCGAGGCCATGACCCGCGCCGGTCGCGTGCCCGAACACATCGGCACCGACCCCACCCTCGTCGACCGGGTCGGGGTGTACGTCGAACTTCACGTCGAACAGGGCCGGGCCCTCGACCTCGTCGATGCACCGGTCGCGGTCGCGTCGTCGATCTGGCCGCACGGCCGATGGCAGTTCACCTTCACCGGTGAGGCCAACCACGCCGGAGCCACGCGCCTGGTGGACCGCCGCGACCCGATGCTCGCCTACGCCTCGTCGGTGCACAGCGCCCGCTCGTGTGCCGCGGCGGCCGGTGCGGTCGCCACCTTCGGCAAACTCGAGGTGCTGCCCAACGGGGCCAACGCGATCCCCTCCGAGATCAAGGCCTGGCTCGACGCTCGCGCCGCGGACGAGGAGACCCTGACGACGCTGGTCGCCGAGATCGAGGCCGAGGCCCGCAAACACTGCCTGCCGGACGAGATCGGACTCGATGTCTTCGCCGAATCGATCACCCCGATCGTCGAGTTCCCGGCCGGACCGCGCGAACGGTTGCGCCGCGCGCTGTCGCATCTCGGGGACATCCCGGTACTGCCCACCCAGGCGGGACACGACGCGGGCATCCTCTCGGAGAAGGTTCCCACCGCAATGTTGTTCGTGCGCAACCCCACCGGTGTCTCGCATTCACCGCACGAGTTCGCCGAGGCCGACGATTGCAACATCGGAGCGCAGGCGCTGGCCGACATCATGGCGGACTGGACGACGGGCAGTTAG
- a CDS encoding HutD family protein, translating into MAAQVIRPGERRRVPWRNGAGITEEIATGPDGPSGRPLWRISVAELGSEPSEFSAFPGTERIFTVIGEHGADLDSGHRPRSLDPWRPHSFAGEDAPHCVPRGATRAFNVMTERGGATAAVGYFALDTVCDTAADGVTALYVRSGSVQAGTERAAPGDCVLIRGEAVTLRGSSATGLLVRIEPTSSL; encoded by the coding sequence GTGGCCGCGCAGGTGATCCGGCCCGGCGAGCGGCGGCGGGTGCCCTGGCGCAACGGCGCCGGGATCACGGAGGAGATCGCGACCGGACCCGACGGCCCCTCCGGCCGTCCGCTGTGGCGGATCAGCGTGGCCGAGCTGGGCTCCGAGCCCAGCGAGTTCTCGGCCTTTCCCGGCACGGAACGGATCTTCACCGTCATCGGTGAGCACGGCGCCGACCTCGACTCGGGCCACAGACCCCGTTCGCTGGATCCGTGGCGTCCACACTCGTTCGCCGGTGAGGACGCGCCCCACTGCGTCCCCCGAGGCGCCACCCGTGCATTCAATGTCATGACCGAGCGCGGGGGCGCCACTGCGGCCGTCGGGTACTTCGCGCTCGACACGGTGTGCGACACCGCCGCAGATGGTGTCACGGCCCTCTACGTGCGATCGGGCTCGGTGCAGGCCGGTACCGAACGAGCTGCGCCCGGGGACTGCGTCCTGATCCGCGGCGAGGCCGTCACCCTACGAGGCTCGTCGGCCACCGGACTCCTGGTCCGCATCGAACCCACTTCCTCCCTCTGA